Below is a genomic region from Hevea brasiliensis isolate MT/VB/25A 57/8 chromosome 3, ASM3005281v1, whole genome shotgun sequence.
ttataagCTATCACATTGGTGGATGCAAAGGGCTGCTTTCATTgaattgtgtgtttttatgatGTAATTTGGATTGGAAGTGTAGTTTTCCATGAAGAATCTATTTTTTGAATCCCTTTAAGCATTAGGTCAGTGCAATTGTTTAATTCGAATAGAGTTGCATTTTGAATTCGCTTTTGACTTTGGAGTTGTTCTGATTGTTATTCAGACCAAAAATGTAAAACAAACTGCAACCCAGGTCTGCCAGATCTGCAGTGATGATATTGGCAGGACCATGGATGGTGAACCCTTTGTTGCTTGTCATGTTTGTGCATTTCCTGTTTGCCGTCCATGTTATGAGTATGAGAGGAAAGATGGTAATCAGTCTTGTCCCCAATGCAAAACCAAATACAAGAGGCATAAAGGTTAGTAAAGCAACCATAGTTGCTCCTTCTGCAATTTATGCACAGATAGTTATTGAGTGATAGGTACATTTCTTTCGTTAATCATCGTCAGGTAGCCCTCCAATTCGTGGGGAGGAAGTGGAAGATGCCGATTTTAGTGATGTGCAAAATAAGTCAAATCATCATGCTTCAGGGATTCAAGAAGAGAAGCATAGGATAGAGCACATGCTGGGTTGGGATGCAGGTTCTGGTCGAAAAGATTATGTTCCACCTACGAACTATGATAAAGAGGTTTCTCTTAATCATATTCCTTATCTGGTTGGCAGACGCTCGGTACGTGACAGGATTATTTATCTTTGCCTTAAAATTTTTCTCATGATTTCATATTGACAGTAAATATTGATACTACGTATATTTCAGATTTCTGGGGACTTGTCAGCTGCATCTCCTGAGCGTTTCTCAATGGCTTCTCCTGAAAGTGGCAGCAGAGGTAAGGGCCTATATTGTGTCACTCATTTATCATGTTCTCTTGTTGATTCTTTCTTTATATTGTTACAAATTTGGATATCATAACTGGAGTTGTTTGCAGTTAATATCAGAGTTGGAGATCCAGCAAGGGAGTCTGGCTTGTCAGGGTTTGGTAATGTTGCCTGGAAAGAGAGGATTGAAGGTTGGAAGATGAAGCCAGAGAAGAATCCTGCTCCAATGAGCGTCAGTAATGCACCATCTGAAGGCAGGGGTGGTGGAGATTTTGATGCAAGCACTGATGTGCTCATGGATGATTCTTTATTGTAAGTTCCTGAATGAAGTGCAGTGCATGACTGTTCCTCTTATGCAGACTGTTTTTAATTGTCTTCCTAATTGCATTCAAACTTAATTTCCGTGAAATCTTATGATTTCTCAATTAACTAGAAACATTAGGAAAATAAGGTATCCATGAAATTTATATATCAATGACCAGGGGTTCTCCACCCAAATTTTATATATTCTTGCTTGTGCATCTGCCCAAGAAGGCAAGAATGTGTACCTGAATGTCGTTGTTGGGATTCACAATATTCTGCTTCATTTAAGTTGGTCTAATATAGGACTTCTTTTCTAGATGCTCCTGGATTAATTGCGTTTCTcatgcaaagttattagattcatTTAATGCTCTAGAACAGGCTCTCTTATATCAGAAATTCAGAACTGTCTGAAATTCATGTCAGTTTATTTATCAACGGCAGcagtatatataatttatttgacATAGATCTTTGAGCGTGTATGCCAGAAGAACTCTGCTTTTAGATGCCTTCTTGCTTGTGTTCAAAATCCATACAGTTTAGATCAGTTGGACTGTTGGAGACTTATCTTGTTAACTTCTGTTTCTGTCATTGTAACACAGGAATGATGAAACCCGCCAGCCTCTCTCGAGGAAGGTTTCTGTTCCTTCCTCTAGGATTAACCCCTACAGGATGGTTATTGTTTTGCGGCTTATTATTCTTTGCATTTTTTTGCATTACCGTATAACAAATCCAGTGCGAGATGCCTATGCTTTGTGGTTAATATCTGTTATCTGTGAGATATGGTTTGCAATATCGTGGATATTGGATCAGTTCCCTAAATGGCTTCCTGTGAATCGTGAAACATATCTTGATAGGCTAGCTCTCAGGTATTTTTATCCTTTTCCTATGAACTGCATCAAATGTTTTCCCGTTTTTTCAAAATCCTTAAAAGACTTAATTACAGATCTTTTGGTGCTTCACAGATATGAGAAAGAAGGAGAGCCATCTCAGTTGGCTGCTGTTGACATTTTTGtcagtacagtggaccctttaaagGAACCTCCACTCGTCACAGCCAACACAGTCCTCTCTATTCTTGCAGTTGACTACCCTGTTGACAAAGTTTCTTGCTATGTTTCTGATGATGGAGCTGCTATGCTGACATTTGAAGCCCTGTCTGAAACATCTGAATTTGCTAGAAAATGGGTTCCTTTCTGCAAGAAGTACAACATTGAACCACGAGCTCCAGAATGGTACTTTGCACAGAAGATTGACTACTTAAAAGATAAGGTCCAACCAACATTTGTTAAAGACCGCAGATCTATGAAGGTAGAACATTTaggtttcaattaaaatttttgattatcaagatttattttgtatattatgtttCTTACTGCAAATAGTTGTGTTGTAGAGAGAGTATGAAGAATTTAAAGTTCGAATCAATGGGCTTGTCGCAAAGGCACAGAAGGTTCCTGAGGAAGGATGGGTGATGCAAGATGGTACACCTTGGCCCGGAAATAACATCAGAGATCATCCAGGAATGATCCAGGTTTGTCCATTTCAAATTCAATTATAGTGTGCTCCTCAGCAAGAAGTAACTTGTGATAATTATTCCGTGTGTAGAGTAGTCGTGCCTTTTATGTGCAATGGAGAATTTTTTTTCACGAGCTCACATAAGGGTTAAGATGACAGGATGCTTTGTGTACTGGCTATTTGTAAAATCACATAATTGATGTATGATGCCTCTTTTAGTATCTTAGTTTCTATCACTAGCAGTTCTCTATTTGTTAATTGACAGTGTTTGTCTTACCGGCTGGTAGTATTTTGGTCTTGCAGTAGAACTGGATTAAGTAATCAAATTAACTGAATAAAGTAATCAAATTAATACTTCTTCTTTTGGATTATGCTTTCTTTATTGCAATATGATACGCAGGTTTTCTTGGGCCACAGTGGAGGATTTGACAGTGAGGGTAATGAACTTCCACGACTAGTATATGTATCTCGTGAGAAGCGTCCTGGTTTTCAGCATCACAAAAAGGCTGGTGCCATGAATGCACTTGTAAGTAGTTAGGAGATAATCCTGGGTTTCTGTCTTGAATGTTATTGGCATTAACTATCTGTGTCTCTCATACAGGTGCGTGTATCAGCAGTTCTTACCAATGGGCCCTTCTTGTTAAATCTTGATTGTGATCATTACATAAACAACAGCAGGGCATTGAGAGAAGCAATGTGTTTTCTAATGGATCCTAATCTTGGAAGATCAGTTTGTTATGTCCAGTTTCCCCAGAGATTTGATGGGATTGATAAGAATGATCGATATGCCAACCGTAATACTGTTTTCTTTGATGTGAGttcaaatggcaatgtttagtttgaatttattttctgtttttcaatttaatataatgGGTATCATCAAATCTGTTTACGTCATGTTTAATTGTATTCTGTCTGTCTTTTTAGTTATTTGTTTAAATGTCATGTGATATTAGATAAATTTAAGAGGATTGGATGGCATCCAAGGTCCTGTATACGTGGGTACGGGTTGCGTATTCAATAGAACAGCATTGTATGGCTATGAACCTCCTATCAAGCCTAAGCATAAGAAACCAGGAGTGCTCTCTTCATGCTTTGGGGGATCCCGAAAGAAGAGTTCTAGATCAGgcaaaaataaaaatagtaaGAAAAAATCAAGCAAGCACATTGACCCTACCGTGCCAGTGTTCAATTTGGAAGATATAGAAGAGGGGATTGAAGGTAAGCATTCGTATTTTGGTTTTCTTTGTTATACACTATCTATCATATTCTGACGTGGATATTTTTACTAATGCTTTAGTTCAGCCCATCttaaaatgattcaaaattcatgTACCCAGTAGATTTATTCATAAGCTATTTAGTCTTGaacttattcatttttttttcttctttaatgAGGAATGTCCTTATTTTTCTTAAATGCTGCTATATGGATTATTGATGCAGTTTCCCTCTTAGTCATGATACCAACTTTCCTCTAAATTTTTTTAACAGGCGCTGGATTTGACGATGAGAAGTCACTGCTCATGTCACAAATGACACTTGAAAAAAGGTTTGGTCAATCAGCTGTATTTGTAGCTTCAACACTTATGGAGAATGGTGGTGTTCCTGAGTCTGCTACCCCAGAATCTCTTCTCAAAGAAGCCATTCATGTCATTAGCTGTGGATATGAGGACAAGACAGACTGGGGAAGTGAAGTATGTCAATTTCCTGATTCCTTTCTTATGTCAACGGTTTTACTTTGCTGGTTTCTTTTTCTATTGTGTAAATATGGGCAACAAATTGGCATTGGAAATAAGGAGTTAAATGTGAATTTTAATGCTAAAAGCCAAATTCTTTCAAAACTAAAGAATTAAGGGAGTGTATTATTATTAGAACAATACTCAGTGCTTCCTTTTGCACTACCAAATCTCTGTTC
It encodes:
- the LOC110651418 gene encoding cellulose synthase A catalytic subunit 3 [UDP-forming]: MDMDGDAAGTKNVKQTATQVCQICSDDIGRTMDGEPFVACHVCAFPVCRPCYEYERKDGNQSCPQCKTKYKRHKGSPPIRGEEVEDADFSDVQNKSNHHASGIQEEKHRIEHMLGWDAGSGRKDYVPPTNYDKEVSLNHIPYLVGRRSISGDLSAASPERFSMASPESGSRVNIRVGDPARESGLSGFGNVAWKERIEGWKMKPEKNPAPMSVSNAPSEGRGGGDFDASTDVLMDDSLLNDETRQPLSRKVSVPSSRINPYRMVIVLRLIILCIFLHYRITNPVRDAYALWLISVICEIWFAISWILDQFPKWLPVNRETYLDRLALRYEKEGEPSQLAAVDIFVSTVDPLKEPPLVTANTVLSILAVDYPVDKVSCYVSDDGAAMLTFEALSETSEFARKWVPFCKKYNIEPRAPEWYFAQKIDYLKDKVQPTFVKDRRSMKREYEEFKVRINGLVAKAQKVPEEGWVMQDGTPWPGNNIRDHPGMIQVFLGHSGGFDSEGNELPRLVYVSREKRPGFQHHKKAGAMNALVRVSAVLTNGPFLLNLDCDHYINNSRALREAMCFLMDPNLGRSVCYVQFPQRFDGIDKNDRYANRNTVFFDINLRGLDGIQGPVYVGTGCVFNRTALYGYEPPIKPKHKKPGVLSSCFGGSRKKSSRSGKNKNSKKKSSKHIDPTVPVFNLEDIEEGIEGAGFDDEKSLLMSQMTLEKRFGQSAVFVASTLMENGGVPESATPESLLKEAIHVISCGYEDKTDWGSEIGWIYGSVTEDILTGFKMHARGWRSIYCMPHLAAFKGSAPINLSDRLNQVLRWALGSVEILFSRHCPIWYGYGGRLKWLERFAYVNTSIYPVTSIPLLAYCTLPAVCLLTGKFIIPQISNIASIWFISLFLSIFATGILEMRWSGVGIDEWWRNEQFWVIGGVSAHLFAVFQGLLKVLAGIDTNFTVTSKASDEDGDFAELYMFKWTTLLIPPTTLLIINLVGVVAGISYAINSGYQSWGPLFGKLFFAFWVIIHLYPFLKGLMGRQNRTPTIVVVWSILLASIFSLLWVRIDPFTTQVTGPDVEQCGINC